The Apostichopus japonicus isolate 1M-3 chromosome 20, ASM3797524v1, whole genome shotgun sequence genome contains a region encoding:
- the LOC139961022 gene encoding uncharacterized protein isoform X5, with protein sequence MSEREILDYKKEIADKTGQDVKEIELIVQAEETEIKETKEESEDGEKIRTQKITTKTVTIHGDQPGTVDTTTVSILKGK encoded by the exons ATGTCAGAGAGAGAAATCCTTGATTACAAGAAAGAAATTGCGGACAAAACTGGTCAAG ATGTGAAGGAGATTGAGCTGATCGTGCAAGCCGAGGAGACTGAAATTAAAGAAACCAAGGAGGAGAGTGAGGATGGAGAGAAGATCAGAACACAGAAAATTACAACTAAGACTGTGACCATTCATGGAG ATCAACCTGGGACAGTAGATACGACCACAGTCAGTATCCTGAAGGGCAAGTAG